A portion of the Apteryx mantelli isolate bAptMan1 chromosome 29, bAptMan1.hap1, whole genome shotgun sequence genome contains these proteins:
- the TCIM gene encoding transcriptional and immune response regulator — protein MKAKRGAKTSAMSTSLRVSPSVHGYRFDTALRKKAAANIFESINQESLQKLFRNSGDKKAEERAKIILATDQDLEEKTRALMALKQRRKDKLLQFLKFRKYSIKVR, from the coding sequence ATGAAAGCAAAGAGGGGCGCGAAAACCTCAGCCATGTCCACATCCTTGCGAGTGAGCCCCTCGGTCCACGGCTACCGCTTCGACACAGCCCTGCGCAAGAAAGCCGCGGCCAACATCTTCGAAAGCATCAACCAAGAGTCGCTGCAGAAGCTCTTCAGGAACTCCGGAGACAAGAAGGCGGAGGAGAGAGCCAAGATAATCCTCGCCACTGATCAGGACTTGGAGGAGAAGACGAGAGCCCTGATGGCGctgaagcagaggaggaaagacaAACTCCTCCAGTTCCTGAAATTTCGGAAATATTCCATCAAGGTTCGCTGA